From a single Silene latifolia isolate original U9 population chromosome 6, ASM4854445v1, whole genome shotgun sequence genomic region:
- the LOC141588779 gene encoding uncharacterized protein LOC141588779, translating into MPETEEKVNGVGVDDPLYIHNTDLTGVKLVAKIFEGIGYGSWRSIPQPSSTSATANKWQRCNDIVFSWILNSVSPEIADSILYSGTAEIAWSELEERFGQSNGAQLYSVQKKLTEFSQGSDSISTYFTKVKSVRDDIEGMGMNPKFIRGTIIMQNPLPKLAVIYNNLLQDERQREIHNSSQFQSDSAAMLAKNVNFKNNSWGNGNGNAANKGFQGYNKTGNPNYKGYNPNYKGKDTVQNQNQEKPPPPFYNNCKKYGHTVDSCYHLMNRNRRFAGNAFYNEQGNSQGSFSTEGHQAGASGSGVHPSNNSTETSTNDASTSSANFAGTSSLHHNFNSHSQTNHFSNTWILDTSATDHFCSNKALFSDFRCLDKPYSVSLPNGHAVKIDTVGTVHITSALSLTNVLLIPRSP; encoded by the exons ATGCCAGAAACAGAAGAAAAAGTCAACGGTGTAGGTGTTGATGATCCTCTTTACATTCACAACACTGATCTCACAGGTGTTAAACTTGTGGCAAAGATTTTCGAAGGCATTGGTTATGGTAGTTGGAGGAG TATCCCACAACCTTCTTCTACATCTGCTACAGCAAATAAATGGCAGCGCTGCAATGATATTGTGTTTTCTTGGATTTTGAACTCAGTCTCACCAGAAATAGCAGATTCTATCTTGTACAGTGGTACAGCTGAGATTGCTTGGTCTGAACTTGAAGAAAGATTTGGCCAATCCAATGGTGCTCAGTTGTATAGTGTTCAGAAGAAGTTAACTGAGTTTTCTCAAGGCAGCGACAGCATCTCTACTTATTTCACAAAGGTTAAATCTGTTAGGGATGATATTGAAGGAATGGGGATGAATCCTAAAT TTATTCGAGGTACCATTATAATGCAGAATCCATTACCAAAACTTGCTGTGATTTACAATAATCTTTTGCAAGATGAAAGGCAGCGAGAGATTCACAATTCCTCCCAGTTTCAGTCTGATTCAGCAGCAATGTTGGCCAAAAATGTCAATTTTAAGAATAATTCTTGGGGCAATGGTAATGGGAATGCTGCCAATAAGGGTTTTCAGGGCTATAACAAGACTGGTAATCCCAATTACAAAGGTTACAATCCTAATTACAAAGGCAAGGATACTGTTCAAAATCAGAATCAAG AAAAGCCTCCTCCTCCCTTCTACAATAACTGCAAGAAGTATGGTCATACAGTGGATTCGTGTTATCATCTGATGAACAGGAATAGGCGCTTTGCTGGCAATGCTTTCTACAATGAACAAGGTAACAGTCAGGGTTCTTTTAGCACTGAAGGTCATCAAGCTGGTGCATCTGGGTCTGGTGTTCATCCAAGTAATAATTCCACTGAGACAAGTACCAATGATGCTAGTACTTCTTCTGCAAATTTTGCAGGTACGAGTTCTTTACATCATAATTTCAATTCTCATTCTCAGACAAATCATTTCTCTAATACTTGGATACTAGACACAAGTGCTACTGATCACTTCTGCTCAAATAAGGCTTTATTTTCTGATTTCAGATGCTTAGATAAACCATATTCTGTGTCTTTGCCTAATGGTCATGCTGTTAAGATAGATACTGTTGGTACTGTGCATATTACATCTGCTTTGTCTTTGACTAATGTGCT GCTTATTCCAAGAAGCCCTTGA